Part of the Candidatus Poribacteria bacterium genome is shown below.
ATAAATCCAGCACCACCAGTGACAAGTAACTTCATTACTTAAGAGTTCCCTTCTACAAGGTCAAATATCGTCCGTTGATCCGGATGCATCGCTTCAGTGGAGGTATCGACATCACCGGGTGTTTCCGTCTTTCTGCGTCGCGTCGGTGCCAGAATGTCCAGATCCATTTTCGCATGTGATGCTACAACCCGTTTTTGTATCTGATTGAGTTCGTGCCGAAGAAAGATAAAATAGGCATCATCACCGTTTGACATGTCCTCAAGCGACTCAAGGAGCGTTAGGAATGTCTTAAGTTCGTTTTCTTCCAACCACTGCATCGACGCCGCAAAAGCGACACGTGTCTTATATTGATACATGTTATGATTACGTTTTAACAAAACCGACCAGAGTCTCTGCACTCGGTCAACATGTTGTTCGCTCAACGTGCCTTCACCGTTGAGTGCGAGTTTGCGTCTTCGCCGCTCTGCGCTCACTTCACCGCGTTTCGTCCCTGGTTGAGTTTGTTCTGCTGCGTCTAACGTTGCTTGCCCGCGCGCCTTTCTACGGGTTTTAAACCGATCGTAAAGTGCTGCGACCATCACCTCCGACATAAGCGTCTTAAATCTTTCAGGATCACGGGTTTCAAGGAACAGTAGAGACGCGTAGGCAAGTGGATCCGCATGCGGCGAATCTAACTTTACCAACCGCAAAACCCGCTCTGCGTGCTGTTCCATTTTCGTTCCGATTCCGTTCAAACAAAACTTGCCACGTTTTTTAGCCATCAGTCCACTCCCTTGGATGAATAACTATATCTTATCAGAAACAGACATAGCCTGTCAATCCAAATTCACTTTCAAATCAGTGCCATTCAGTTTCCTATTTTGTCTGGTTTCCGATCCTCGTCGATCGGGTTTGAAACTTTACCTACTAACAACTGATAACCGAAAAAACAAAAATACGCTTGACAAATAATTGCAAATATTGTAAGATAATCAATCCAAATCGTAGTACTTTCTAAGTAGAGGGACCGTGTCTCATGGTCTTGCGAAGGAACAATAATGCGCCAACGTAAATTAGGAAACACAGGACTAACCGTCTCTGAAATTGGCATGGGAACATGGGAACTCGGAGGACGTGAATGGGGAGACATCAGTGAAACAGACGCTGTTGATCTCCTCCGATATGCCTTTGAAAGCGGTGTCACCTACTACGATACGGCAGACCAATACGGTGGTGGACGCGCTGAACAGTTACTCGGTGAGGCTTTCTCAGCACTCGGCAATAGAGTCGTTATCGCCACGAAACTCGGCTATGAATTGGACTCTGATGGCTGGATTAGCCAAGGATGGGAACACCCAGCGTTTAATGTTTCACCTGATTATATCCGGTCAGCCGTTGAAGGAAGTCTCACGCGGTTGAAGAGAGATGTCATAGACATCTATCAATTCCATGGACCACCGCCGGCATCCGAGTGGGATGATGCGTTCGGCACAATGGAAGACCTCAAAACTGAAGGCAAAATCCGATTCTATGGGATGGGGCTCGGTAGTGAGGCAGACGCACTGAAAGCAATAGCAGGGACCGGTATCTCCTCGTTGATGCTCACCTACAACATCCTCACTCAAGGGATGGCGACACCAGTGATGGAAACCGCCGCTGAAAAAGGAGTCGCCATTGTCGTCCGGCAACCGCTGTCGTCCGGACTGCTCTCTGGACAACTCGGACCGGACACTGTGTTTGCAGAAAACGATTATCGGAAAACCTGGTCTCGCGAGAAATTCCTCGCTGACCTGGAACGGGTGAAACAGGTGAAGTCGATCATCGGCGATAAGGCGCGAAGCCTCCCACAAGCCGCCCTCAAATTCATCTTAGCACATCCGGCAGTCTCCTGCGTCGTGCCAGGGATGATGACACCGGCACAAGTTGACGATGGTGTAGCCACTTCAGGGGCAGCCCCTCTGCCGGCCACAGTCTTAGACCAATTACAAAACAATTAAGGGAAATATATGAAGGTTATTGCGGATCTTTGCGTCGTCCCGATGGGTGTCGGCGTTTCGGTCTCAAAATATGTCACTGCGTGTGAGAAGGTGCTAAAAGCAGCAGGTTTGGAAACGAAATTGCACGCCTACGGCACGAATATCGAGGGCGATTGGGATGTTGTATTCGCAGCAATCCGGCGGTGCCATGAGGTCGTCCATGAGATGGGCGCACCCCGAATCACAACAACACTCAAGTTCGGCACCCGAATTGATAAAAAACAAACGATGGAAGACAAGGTTACCAGCGTCCGAAAACACTTAGAATCACATAGGTAGGTTATACGCTTCAAATGGACAAAAAATTTTTCCTGATAGGGTTAGCATGTCTGATAAGCTTTCTCATGACAACAAACATCAGCCAAGCACAAGAACGTATCACCGGTCCGTGGCTCTGGATGATCGCGCTAACCGAACTTAATCAAGGCGGACAGGCTTCTACCGATATTGACTCACTCAATGAAGCCAGCAAAGGCAGAACCTCCGAAGAACAAATTGCAGAAAACGGAGCGAAAGAGGGCGATCCCGTCAGCGGTTATAAATGGACTCCCGGTGAACTTCCTGCCGATGGAAATATCAATGCGATGCTCGTTGATATAGGAATGACAGAAATCGCTGATTTCAACGATGTCACGTCTTACGCCATTATCATAATCGAATCCGACAGAGAGCAACGTAATGTAATGATGGGAGTCAGCAGCGATGATGCTATCAAAGTCTGGCTCAACGGCAGTGTCGTTCATAAGAACGCAGTCAACCGCGGACGTGGAGGCCCCAATGAATTCCAAGATGAATTTCAGGTTAACCTCAAAGAAGGGGCAAATCTGTTGATGGTCAAGGTCAGTGAACGCGGTGGCGGTTGGGGTATGAACGTCGGCATTGATGCGAATTTCGAGCACAGCCTAAACTTTGATGATTATGAACACGTTGAATTTGACGCTCAGGGAGACCCCATACCCGTACAAGAAAATGAATGGGGCGCAAATAGACGCATTACCGGCCCGTGGCTCTGGATGATCGCACCCACCAAAGCCAATCAAGGCGGACAGGCTTCTACCAATGTTGATTCGCTTGATGAGGAAAGTAACGGAAAAGTCACAGAAGAGGAAGTCGCAAAAAACGGTGCGAGAAAAGGTGATGTTGTCGGTGATTATAAATGGACGTTCGGCACCCTCCCAGCAGACGGTAACATCAATGCAACTGTCGTATCAATTGGTATGACAAACGTCGCTGACTTTAACGATGTTACATCCTACGCTTTGATTACCCTTAAAACCACGAAAGCACAGCGCGACGTTACGATGGGTGTCAATAGTGATGATTCTATCAAGGTTTGGCTCAACGGTGAAGTCATTCATACCAACGCCGTGAATCGCGGACGTGGGAACGCAAACACCTTCCAAGATACGTTTGATGTTGACCTCAAACGCGGTAGTAATCTGTTGATGGTCAAGGTCAGTGAGCGCGGCGGTGGATGGGGCATGTACGTCGGCATTGATGCAGATTTCGCTCTCACAAGCACACCAGGTTCTCTGTCCGTTGAACCTACGGGTAAACTTATAACAAAGTGGGGAGAACTAAAGCACGCCCGTTAGGCCAGTCGCTTTCAACCAAATAGTTCAAAATTCAATCGAGAAAATATATTTGGCATTTTTGGTAACCTGTGCTAACCTGTTTCGTTAGTTGAATAGACCGGACAGCTGTTGTTGTACAATTCTCTAAAACTTTTTGACAATCAATGAAAGGATGTTCTAAGTAAATAAATGCAGAAGAAATTATGGATAATAGGGCTGGTATATCTAATGAGTCTTTCGGTTATGATGCACATCGCCAATGCCGAAAAGCCAATCGCGGGACCGTGGCTCTGGATGATCGTACCTACCGATGCCGGTGTAGGCGGTCAGGCTTCTACCGATGAAGATTCTCTGGATGAAGCCAGCAAGGGCAAAGTCACCGAGGAAAAGGTCGCAAAAAATGGTGCTAAAGAAGGCGATGAAGTCGGTGATTATGAGTGGACTCCGGGCGAACTCCCAGCGAACGGCGACATCAACGTGTGTGTCGTGAATATTAAGATGACAAAAGTCGCTGATTTCAACGATGTTACGTCTTATGCACTTCTCATACTTGAATCCAGCAAAAAGCAGTCCGGTGTGACAATGGGTACCAGCAGCGATGATTCTCTCAAAGTCTGGCTTAATGGTGAAGAGGTCCATCGAATGGCTGTGAACCGTGGGCGCGGGGGTTTGCCCGCCAATATCAATGGCTACCAAGATAGGTTTGAAGTGGACCTGAAAAAAGGTGCGAATCTGTTGATGGTGAAGGTCAGTGAGCGCGGCGGCTGGGGACAGTATGTCGGTGTCGATGCTGATGTCGAACACCACATAGATTTTGATAAGTTTCAACCCGTCGAACCCGCCGGAAAACTGGCGACGCAATGGGCTGAAGTTAAAAATTCTTACTAAACTCGTTCTTTGTAAGCCTCAATCTGAAATTTGGGGCACAATTTTTTTCGCTTGATTTAATTATGGTATATCTGTTATACTACACCAAAGTGGTTGTCCTATCTGTGTCTGTGTAACCACTGACGTAATATTATTACCGGACACACAAAAACAGACAACTCTGATTCACTTAAAAAATGAAAATTAATTTGGAGGTTTTCATGTACAGGAAACTATTTACAATAGGTTTAGCATGTCTCATGGCTCTTTTTGTTATGACGGTAACACAGGTTGCCGATGCACAAGAACCCATTAAAGGACCATGGCTCTGGATGATCGCACCCACAGAAGCCAACCAAGGTGGACAGGCTTCTACCGATATCGACTCTCTCTCAGTCGCCAGTGGTGGTGATGTTACCGAAGAAATGGTCGCAGCAAACGGCGCAAACGAAGGTGACGTTGTCGGGGACTACGCATGGACGCTCGGCACGCTGCCCGATAACGGCGATACGAACGTTATGGCCGTCGACATAGGTTTGACAGAAGTTGCCGATTTCAACGACGTGAGTTCTTATTCACTTATCTACCTTGCCTCCGCTACAGCACAGTCCGGCGTAACGCTGGGGGTCAGCAGCGATGACTCTATCAAAGTCTGGCTCAACGGTGAAGTCGTCCATACAAACGCTGTCAACCGCGGACGCGGCGGGACACCCGCTAATATAGACGCCTACCAAGATAAAATTGAAGTGAACCTATTAGAAGGGGCTAATCTGTTGCTCGTGAAGGTGAGTGAACGCGGGGGTGGATGGGGACAGTACGTCGGTATCGATGCCGATGTCACTACCTCACCTACGCCACCTATCTTCCACATTCAAGGTGAATGGCTCTGGATGATCGCACCCACAGAAGCCAACCAAGGCGGACAAGCTTCCACCGATATCGATTCGCTCGCAGTTGCCAGTAACGACGATGTCACCGAAGAAGATGTCGCAATGAACGGCGCAACTGAAGGCGATGAAGTCGGGGATTACGCATGGACACTCGGCGAACTGCCAGCAGACGGAAACATCAACGCAATGCTCGTCGAACTCGGTGTGACAGAAAATGCTGATTTCAATGACGTTACCTCTTACGCACTTATCACGCTCGTAGCCGATGACGATATGGAAGGCGTGATGATAGGTGTCAGCAGTGACGACTCCGTCAAAGTCTGGCTCAACGGTGAAGTCGTTCATACAAACGCTGTCAACCGCGGGCGCGGCAACGCAGCCTCCTTCCAAGATACGTTCTCAGCCAACCTTGTAAAAGGTGACAACATTCTGATGATAAAAGTCAGTGAACGTGGCGGCGGATGGGGTATGTACGCTGGTATCAACGCCCCTGTCGAGGCTATCTATAAGTCAAGTGCACAGTTAGGCACATCTGTTGAAGCCGCTGGCAAACTGCCAACAACTTGGGGCAGCTTGAAAATTAAGTAATTGCCAAGTGCCTACACGAGGATTTGTACCTCGAAAAGAAAAGGACGCAGCTGCAGTATGTCGGCTGCGTCCTTTTCTTTTCTTGTATATTTATCGTCCCATAAGTTCCATAAAAACCGGCAGCGATTCTCTGAATCCATCTTCGCGCGTCCCACCCACCGGCGTATAGACACTCTCTAAAGAGATTGTGCCTTCGTAGCCGTCCCGTTTCAAAGCGTCCACAATGTCGTTATAGTAAGGATCCATCTGCCCTTGGCGCATCGCGCAGAAATCAAATGTCGCCGCTGGTAGATTGACAACGCCGTCTTTGAGATGAATATGCACAATATGCTCACGAATGACTTCATAGCCATCTGGATACGGGACCTCTGTACAATAGAGCGAACTGCATGGATCCCATAGTACTTTCAGATGCGGCACGTCCAATTCGTCAATTAACTTTCTCGCAAGGAATGCCGACGTCACGTTCCCAGAGATTGCCGTCTCCATCACAAGCGTGATACCCGCCGCGTCAGCGATTTGCAACGGTTCTTCCAATCGGTTCATGAGCGTCGCCCATGCGCCTTCGGAGATAACCGGTTCCGCACCGAAAAGCACCATCTCTTTCCGGAAACTGAAAATCCGCACGAGGTTTGTACCGAGTGCTTGCGCAACATCAATACACCGTTGTAACGTCGTAATATGTTCACGATAGGCAGGTGCAACTATCGCCGTATCAACAGGGAGTGCCGACAAATTATGGTGTGAGATACACGATACTTTTAAATTCCGAGCGTCGATTAACCCTTTAACGCGTTCCACATCCGCATCCGTTAAATCTCCAACCTGTTTCTCCCAAAGATACTGTAACTCAACGTATTCCAAGCCGGTCTCTACCATAGTGTCCAACGCATATTCAAAATCCCGACTGATTCCATCCGTGATAACTCCCAATTTGAACATTCAACACCCTCTCACTTTTCATCTTTGTAGAGTTTCCAAAGCACCAAACAACACACCAACAAAACCCTATCCCGTGATTATTCTGTTCTCTTAATCTCAACACCGGCGATATTTTCCAATACTTTGATAATCGTCCAGTTATCCTCATCGGGGTTTACTGCTTTCCCTGCTTGAAACAGTTCAAAAGCGGCACTCGCTGCAAAGAGTGGCACACCACAATCGTTTGCCATATTTTTTGCCAAACTCAGGTCTTTATACATTGTACCGATATTGCTCTGTCCCTTGAAGTTACGTGATAAAATGTTCTCCGTTGTATCCGTGAAGAGGAAATTCCCAACAACACTTGTGCTGACAACATCGCGGAGCGTTTCCGGTGCCACACCTGCCTTTACCGCAAGCGTCAAAGCCTCAAAGATACCCGCATAAGTCGTGCCTATCAGCACTGCAAGAGCAGACTTGACAGTTTGACCCATACCGATCTCCTCGCCAACGTGATAGATGTCCTTGCCGACTGCTGCGAGCACCGGTTTCGATGCCTCAAATGTCTCGGTTTGTACCGCTACCATCATTGTAAGCGTTCCTGCAGCTGCCCCCGGAGCACCACCACTTACAGGGGCATCAACGATGTTAACCCCTTTTGCTGTCACGAGTTCGGCGACCTCTATCACCTGTGAACGCCCGATAGTCGCTGTACAGATGACTGTAGAGCCGGGGGCAAGCCCGGTCAGCAGTCCGTCTTCACCCAAGAGCGATGCTTTAACCTGTTCAACATTCAGCACCATAATAAAAACCGTATCTGCAGCGGCACCGAGTTCTCGCGGCGATGCAGCAGCATGCGCGCCCTCTGCTACCAACGTTTCCATCGCTTCAGGACGGACATCATACACCGTCAATTCGTGTCCGGCTTTCAAGATGTTTCTTGACATGCCCGCCCCCATGTTCCCAACACCGATGAGTCCAACTTTTGCCATAAATTACCTCAAGGGAATAGTCGGTTTTTCCTCCCAATCCTTTAGATTTGGGAGGAAAAACCGCCCTCGTTAATGAGACCAAACCTTTGAAAAAAGATTTGATGTTCGGTTAAAAATGTAGTATAATGATAGTATCAGGTTGGCAGACATGTCAAGCATTACCTCACGGTAATGTGTCTGCCTCTCACTTGACAGGAGATAAACCCCTGATACCTGATATACCATGAGATTGACATTTAAATATTCTGTATATCCAACACAAGAACAGGAAACAACAATAGAAAAATGGCTTGACCACCTTTGTAACCTTCAGAACTCAGCACGCCATGATAGGCTTGTTGCGTATGAGACTGAAGGTGCTTTTGTTTCTCTTGATGCCCAACAGCAACTTCTAAAAGCCGCTCGTGAAAAGTATAACGATTTTCAAGAAGTGCCTCAAGATTTTCAGAACCACGCGCTACGGAGAAATGATAAAGCGTTTGCGAATTTCCGCAGACGTTGTAAAGAAGGTGCTGCGAGAAAAGGGTATCCTCGCTACAAAACACGGGTGCGTTCTCTGACGTGGAGTCTCCGTAAATATCCGAAAGTGGTTCGTCGAAAGACCAAAGACGTTGAGAAACAGACGATACGTGTTCGCGAGAATCCTATCCGAGAGACAGCATGGAAACACAACCGTTTGAAAGTGCCGAAGCTTGGCGAACTCAAGATACACATGCACCGCCCCTTCAAGGCGACCCAAAAGAAGTTACGCTCGTCAAGAAAGCCTCGGGTTGGTATGCACATATCAGTTGCGATATTGGTGATACACCGAAAGTTGAACCGACTGACGCAATAGCCGTTGACGTAGGCAGTACACATTATTTGACAACCTCTGAAGGCGAAAAAGAGGACAACCCGCGCTGGCATCGTCAAGCAGAGGGGTTACTCCGAAAACACTCTAAAGACCTCTGTCGTAAAAAGTTAGGTAGCCACCGAAGAAAGAAACAACAACACAAACTCGCATTACACCATGAACGAACAACAAATAGACGCAAAGACTTTATCGGGAAACTCGTCTATAAACTCTACCACCATCTGAAAAACAACGTCTTGGTCACAGAGAAATTAGGCATATCTAACATGGTAAAGAACAAACACCTCAGTAAGAGTATCAGCGATGCGTCTTGGGGGACCTTCTTTAAGTGGTGTGGAGACATAGCCGAAAGAGACGGTTTCCATTTCCACCAAGTCGATCCCAAGAATACCTCGCAAACATGCTCCTGTTGCGGTCAGAGAGCACCGAAAAAGTTATCCTTATCGGTGAGAACCTTTAACTGTCAGTCTTGTGGCGCGTCTTTAGACCGAGACTACAATGCTGCGATAAACATACTTTTCAAGGCTGCTGCAGCCTTTCGTGGAGAGCGGTGGGTTACCTCCCTCTATGAAACGAGAAACAAGAACGAAGCACGAGATACGGGTTTGCAAGGAGCAATACAACTCACGTTGTTTGACGCGACTACAAGCCCAAGTCTTTAGGCTTGGGTAGTTGACAGAATATTGTCCAGAATTGATGCGTCCTATGCTTCTACGAAAGCACCTAAGGTTCACACTTCTTTGCCATTGTGCCTTGCAAATGCCCAGAAACAAACCGTGCTAACTGAAAATCGGTAGAGTTTACCACAAATCCTGAGAAACGTCAATCTATTTTCCGTACACGGAATTTTTACACATTTTTCCTCCTTTGTGCTATAATGACGCATTCATACACGAAAAAGAAGGAGCCAGAATACATGGCAGATACCATCAAAGGTGCCGTACTTGGATATGGCGCAGCATTTAATATGGGCAAAGCCCACGCAAATATGATGCAGAACACCGACGGCATTGAATGCGTCGCTGTCTGCGACATAGATCCAGAACGAACAGATGCCGCAAAAAAGGATTTCCCCGGCATTCGCACCTATAATTCAGTTGAAGCACTCAACGCCGACGACGGTGTCGATCTTATCGCCAACGTTTTACCGCATAGCTTGCACTGCGAGCCAACGGTGGCAAGCCTCAAAGCAGGCAAGCATGTTGTCGTTGAAAAACCGATGTGCGTCACAATCGCAGAAGCCACAGAAATGATTACAACCGCCAAAGAGAATGACGTTATGTTGTCTGTTCATCACAACCGACGGTGGGATGCTGATTTCTGGACGCTTCGTGAACTCGTTCAATCCGGTATCATCGGTAAGGTCTTTAGCGTTGAGATGTGGGGCGGGGGTTACGGAAGACCCAATCCGGATTGGTGGCGCAGCGTCAAAGCCATCTCCGGCGGGCAATTTTATGATTGGGGCGCTCACTACCTCGACTGGCTACTCAATGTCCTTGAAGCACCGATGATTAACGTCACTGGCTTCTATCAACCGAACCTCGTCTGGGACGATATTACCAATGAGGACCACGTCCAAGCAATTATTCGCTTCGCTGGCGGAAAAGTAGTCGCGGATGGAGCATCGGCAAACATTCAAATGTCCAATATCGCCAAAATCGGTGGAGAGCGGTGGAAACTGCTCGGTTCACACGGCGCAATTACCTCTGCAGGCGGCGAATTTAAGGTCCTATCCGAAGTCAAAGGACACCCCAAAGAGCAAGAAGTCAGCCATCACGGTAGACCTGGACCGAGTTACTATCAGAATATCGTCGCTCATTTAAACGACGGCACGCCGTTACTCGTGACACCAGAATCCGCTCGCCGCGTCATTGCCATCATGGATTTAGCAGAAAAGTCCGCTAAGACACATCAGGCAGAGACAGTGCCTTACGAGTTTGAATAACCGCGGCGGAATAATCGTCAGAGGAAATAGTCATCAGTTATCGGTTATCAGTTTTCAGTTAAGAGGGTTCTTGTGACAGTTGAGGTTACGGTTCAAGCAACAGCAACCCTCTTTAACTCTCACTATGAGGCAGACTGATAACTCTTAAAACTGACTGCTATGCCTTCTGACAACTGAAGATTTTTTTCAAAAAAAATCGTACTGAAAACTGATAACTTATAAATACATGAAAGCTATTGTTTTTGAGAAAATTCAGCAATTAAGCGTCCAAGAAAAACCTATCCCGGCACTCACTGACGGAGACGTCCTCATTCAGACGGAACTCTGCGGTATCTGCGCTTCTGACCTCGCCGCGCTGCGTGGCGATGTATCAGATTACGCACCACCCGTTGTAATGGGACACGAACTCGCAGGTGTGATTGTAGACAGCCGACACCCAGATGTCAAAGTTGGTGAACGGGTAACGGTTAACCCCATGCTCTCTTGCGGCACATGTGCCGAATGCCAGAACGACCTTGATAAATACTGCAATACCATTGAAGGTATCGGGCACGATATTGATGGCGGCTAC
Proteins encoded:
- a CDS encoding aldo/keto reductase; protein product: MRQRKLGNTGLTVSEIGMGTWELGGREWGDISETDAVDLLRYAFESGVTYYDTADQYGGGRAEQLLGEAFSALGNRVVIATKLGYELDSDGWISQGWEHPAFNVSPDYIRSAVEGSLTRLKRDVIDIYQFHGPPPASEWDDAFGTMEDLKTEGKIRFYGMGLGSEADALKAIAGTGISSLMLTYNILTQGMATPVMETAAEKGVAIVVRQPLSSGLLSGQLGPDTVFAENDYRKTWSREKFLADLERVKQVKSIIGDKARSLPQAALKFILAHPAVSCVVPGMMTPAQVDDGVATSGAAPLPATVLDQLQNN
- a CDS encoding MTH1187 family thiamine-binding protein, which codes for MKVIADLCVVPMGVGVSVSKYVTACEKVLKAAGLETKLHAYGTNIEGDWDVVFAAIRRCHEVVHEMGAPRITTTLKFGTRIDKKQTMEDKVTSVRKHLESHR
- a CDS encoding sugar phosphate isomerase/epimerase, with the protein product MFKLGVITDGISRDFEYALDTMVETGLEYVELQYLWEKQVGDLTDADVERVKGLIDARNLKVSCISHHNLSALPVDTAIVAPAYREHITTLQRCIDVAQALGTNLVRIFSFRKEMVLFGAEPVISEGAWATLMNRLEEPLQIADAAGITLVMETAISGNVTSAFLARKLIDELDVPHLKVLWDPCSSLYCTEVPYPDGYEVIREHIVHIHLKDGVVNLPAATFDFCAMRQGQMDPYYNDIVDALKRDGYEGTISLESVYTPVGGTREDGFRESLPVFMELMGR
- a CDS encoding NAD(P)-dependent oxidoreductase, which translates into the protein MAKVGLIGVGNMGAGMSRNILKAGHELTVYDVRPEAMETLVAEGAHAAASPRELGAAADTVFIMVLNVEQVKASLLGEDGLLTGLAPGSTVICTATIGRSQVIEVAELVTAKGVNIVDAPVSGGAPGAAAGTLTMMVAVQTETFEASKPVLAAVGKDIYHVGEEIGMGQTVKSALAVLIGTTYAGIFEALTLAVKAGVAPETLRDVVSTSVVGNFLFTDTTENILSRNFKGQSNIGTMYKDLSLAKNMANDCGVPLFAASAAFELFQAGKAVNPDEDNWTIIKVLENIAGVEIKRTE
- a CDS encoding transposase, whose product is METQPFESAEAWRTQDTHAPPLQGDPKEVTLVKKASGWYAHISCDIGDTPKVEPTDAIAVDVGSTHYLTTSEGEKEDNPRWHRQAEGLLRKHSKDLCRKKLGSHRRKKQQHKLALHHERTTNRRKDFIGKLVYKLYHHLKNNVLVTEKLGISNMVKNKHLSKSISDASWGTFFKWCGDIAERDGFHFHQVDPKNTSQTCSCCGQRAPKKLSLSVRTFNCQSCGASLDRDYNAAINILFKAAAAFRGERWVTSLYETRNKNEARDTGLQGAIQLTLFDATTSPSL
- a CDS encoding Gfo/Idh/MocA family oxidoreductase, which translates into the protein MADTIKGAVLGYGAAFNMGKAHANMMQNTDGIECVAVCDIDPERTDAAKKDFPGIRTYNSVEALNADDGVDLIANVLPHSLHCEPTVASLKAGKHVVVEKPMCVTIAEATEMITTAKENDVMLSVHHNRRWDADFWTLRELVQSGIIGKVFSVEMWGGGYGRPNPDWWRSVKAISGGQFYDWGAHYLDWLLNVLEAPMINVTGFYQPNLVWDDITNEDHVQAIIRFAGGKVVADGASANIQMSNIAKIGGERWKLLGSHGAITSAGGEFKVLSEVKGHPKEQEVSHHGRPGPSYYQNIVAHLNDGTPLLVTPESARRVIAIMDLAEKSAKTHQAETVPYEFE